A part of Pectinophora gossypiella chromosome Z, ilPecGoss1.1, whole genome shotgun sequence genomic DNA contains:
- the LOC126379930 gene encoding prefoldin subunit 1 has product MAKPVDMELRKAFNELHLKSKKLQILDSQIGVLKRVLQHAGVTEYEMNNLPPGTKTYESVGRMFLYTDLEEVKSNLKNREAQLTARMDELNKNKNYLEKNLKEFEDNIREMVQQRKETKNTN; this is encoded by the coding sequence ATGGCAAAACCAGTGGATATGGAATTACGAAAGGCTTTCAACGAACTACATCTCAAGAGTAAGAAATTACAAATATTAGATTCACAAATTGGTGTCCTAAAACGGGTGCTCCAACATGCAGGTGTTACTGAATATGAGATGAATAATTTACCACCTGGCACGAAAACTTATGAATCCGTCGGCAGAATGTTTCTCTACACTGATTTGGAAgaagtcaaatcaaatctaaaGAATCGAGAAGCCCAGTTAACAGCACGCATGGATGAactaaataagaataaaaattatCTAGAAAAGAATTTGAAAGAGTTTGAAGACAACATCAGAGAAATGGTTCAGCAACGAAAAGAAACGAAGAACACTAACTGA
- the LOC126379925 gene encoding WW domain-containing adapter protein with coiled-coil homolog yields the protein MVMHARKPQRISDGYFEKHQTHPYQKYSNSKSERRATGEYVSSDNRYTPLRSPNGNVSSHGHTAHTGHSGHGHHHYSHVADDRGYATSRNSYLPKGSEKERDRDYKSSRNKYTVSDGVRSPKEKRSKDSERERSNHERTDSDKKSRTSGMNISVSRSSKYDKRSAPSSSAPSGSEWSEHISSSGKIYYYNCISEVSQWEKPREWDSRRTSSKDSTYSSRSNQDKRSSSRSGRRESEKPSKRTNSTSDRYWNNSGREEDGHDRTRSKHSMATHEGKDGQSLQDMDISPDRSTPLSENSYGVREANSTARNNSESNTVPPVVVLDNSNQTSGSLLAAALPRIVAPPATTANVPSGPSVPVTAPNVANNGGTSPAADASSGNDTPHRDAGPPTPTHSENTDPHAPPLHLDTALPRKMECLGSYSSVVGGTLHHAPPMLTPSLVNYVRSDLTAHVTGWPADILEKQANKFTEEAYQLGCLQCTRVSAELKCSRSLVRHTEIQATLQEQKIMYLRQQISRLEELKSQNSFMSED from the exons ATGGTAATGCATGCAAGGAAACCTCAGCGAATAAGCGATGG GTACTTTGAGAAGCACCAGACCCATCCGTATCAG AAATATTCCAATTCAAAGAGTGAGAGACGGGCTACTGGTGAATATGTTTCTTCTGACAACCGGTACACACCGCTCCGATCCCCCAATGGCAATGTGTCATCACATGGGCACACTGCACACACTGGTCACTCGGGGCATGGCCACCATCACTACAGTCATGTGGCAGATGACAGAGGATATGCGACATCTAGGAATTCTTACCTGCCAAAAGGTTCAGAAAAGGAGAGAGATAGAGACTACAAATCCTCTAGAAATAAGTACACAG tttcaGATGGTGTCAGATCACCAAAGGAGAAACGTAGCAAAGATAGTGAAAGGGAGAGAAGTAATCATGAACGAACTGACTCTGATAAAAAGAGTAGGACTAGTGGCATGAACATTAGTGTTAGTAGGAGTAGTAAATATGACAAGAGAAGTGCCCCTTCATCTAGCGCGCCCTCTGGTAGTGAGTGGTCAGAACATATTAGTTCATCTGGAAAAATTTATTACTACAACTGTATTAGTGAGGTGTCACAGTGGGAGAAGCCTAGGGAATGGGATTCAAGAAGGACATCATCCAAAGATTCTACATATTCATCCAGAAGTA ATCAAGATAAAAGATCAAGTTCCCGGTCAGGGAGAAGAGAATCAGAAAAACCTAGTAAAAGAACAAATAGCACATCAGATAGGTATTGGAACAATAGTGGCAGAGAGGAAGATGGACATGATCGGACAAGATCAAAACATTCAATGGCAACACATGAGGGCAAAG ATGGCCAGTCACTTCAGGATATGGACATATCTCCAGACAGGAGTACACCACTTTCTGAAAATTCTTATGGTGTTAGAGAAGCAAATTCTACAGCTCGCAACAATTCTGAGAGCAATACAGTTCCTCCAGTGGTTGTGTTGGATAACTCAAATCAAACG AGTGGTTCGCTGCTGGCCGCAGCGCTGCCTCGCATCGTGGCACCGCCAGCGACCACGGCGAACGTGCCGAGCGGACCGAGCGTGCCGGTGACGGCGCCGAATGTTGCGAACAACGGCGGCACGTCCCCGGCAGCGGACGCCAGCAGCGGCAACGACACGCCGCACCGCGACGCCGGCCCGCCCACGCCCACACACTCGGAGAATACGGACCCCCATGCGCCCCCGCTCCACCTCGATACAGCTCTACCTAGAAAAA TGGAATGCCTGGGTAGTTACTCGTCGGTGGTGGGCGGCACGCTGCATCACGCCCCGCCGATGCTGACGCCGTCGCTGGTGAACTACGTGCGGTCGGACCTCACCGCACACGTCACTGGCTGGCCAGCAGACATACTTGAAAAACAG GCCAATAAATTCACGGAAGAGGCATACCAGTTGGGATGTCTCCAGTGCACCCGAGTGTCTGCTGAGCTGAAGTGCTCGCGATCGTTGGTCCGCCACACGGAGATACAGGCCACCTTACAGGAACAGAA AATAATGTACCTGCGACAGCAGATCTCGCGGCTGGAGGAGCTCAAGTCGCAGAACTCGTTCATGTCGGAGGACTAG